The nucleotide window GGTGGCCAACAAGTACGAGGTCTTGCGCCTCGTGGCGGTGGGCGGCATGGGAGCCGTCTACGCCGTTCGTCACTTGGATCTCGGAAAAGACGTCGCGCTCAAAATCATGGGGGCGGGCAGTGGCCACAAGGCCCATGATGTCGAGCGTTTTCGGCGCGAGGCCAAGGCCGCCGCGCGCATGTCCTCGGAGCGCATCGTGCGCGTGTACGACGTCGACCGTACTGCCGAAGGCCTCTCGTACCTCGTGATGGACCTCTTGGACGGGCAGCCGCTGTCGCGGGCGCTCGAGCAAGGCCTCGTCTTTTCCGAGCTGCGCGCCGCTTCCTACGTGATGCAGCTGTGCGAAGCCCTCGAAGAAGCGCATCGGCACGGCGTCATCCATCGCGACGTCAAGCCCGCGAACCTCATGGCCTGCGGGGAAACCTTCGGCCCTCCTGGGTCGGGGCAGGAGTCCGCGCCGGTGCGTCTCAAGCTGCTCGACTTCGGCGCGGCGAAGTTCAAGGACGAGGGTGGCACCCCGCCGCCCGAGGCCCCCTCCGAACCCGGGTCTTTCTCCGGTGCGCAGGGGATGGTCAACGGAGGCTTCACCGTATTCAACGACGCCATGGTCCCGGGAACGCCCGCGTACATGTCACCCGAACAGTACATGCGCCCTTCCGAGGTGACGGCCGCTGCCGACATTTGGGCTGCGGGGATCGTCCTCTTCGAGCTGGTCAGGGGCCGCCCACCTTTCGAGGCCCGCGACGTGGGAGCGCTGGCCGAGGCGATCGTGCTCGACCCACCTCCGCTTCACGAGATCGCCGACACGAAGCTGCGGGCGGTGATCGCACGCTGCCTGGAAAAAGAGCCAGGTGCTCGCTTCTCATCGGCCACGGAGCTACGCGGAGCGCTGGCCGCCCTGTGGGAAGAGACCCGTGAGCCCGCCGCACCCACGCCCACGCCCATCGAAGTCCCCGTGAAGCTCGGGACGAAGGGCCGTGGCCGGCGGCGGGCTCTCGTCGCGGCCCTGGTCACCGCGGTGGGTGCGACAGCCTTTTGGCTGGCGTCGCGTGCCCCCGTTTCTTCGCCCACCGCCACCGTCGAACTGCGGCCGGAGCCTCCCGCAGCGTCTCCCGCGCTGCGTGCGGAAGAAGCGCCCCGCGCGGTGGACCCTGCCACGGAAGCGGCATCTTCCTCCGAAGACGTGGCCGCTGCGGAGGAGCCCCTGGCACCAGGCTCAATCCCAACCGCCGAAGGCGTGCGCCCGGCGCCGAAGACGCTGGTGAAGGAGGGCCGCACCCGCGGGTCCGAGGACACGCGCGCTTCCCAGAGGCAAGGGCCGAGCCCCCTGCCCTTGTTCTAAGCCCTGACGGTCATGAACGTTCCCAAGTTGCTCGTCGTCGCGCTCGTGTGTGTGCCCCTCGTGAGGCGGGGCGTTGCGTGTGCCCAGGAGGGCGCGGTCTCCCCGGAAAAAGCGGAGGCGCCCGCGTCCGTGCGCTCGTGCTACGAGCTGCCCTTGCTGCGCTGTTTGGGCCCGGAGGCCCGCGCCGCCTACGTGAAGGGCAAAGCGTCCTTCGGCGCGCAGAGGTACCTCGAGGCCTTGCAGGGCTTTGAGGAGGCTTACCGTCTTCAGCCCGATCCCCGGTTGAAATGGAACCGCGCCGCGACCCTCGTGGAACTCGGGGATCACGTTCAAGCGGCGCGCGAGCTCGACAGCCTGGTCGAGGCTGATGCCGCGTTGCCGGCCCACGAGTCGCTGCGGGCCGATGCCCTGCGCGCGCTCGAGGGCCTCGAAAAGTACGTGCGGACGCTCAAACCCGTGGTCAGCCCCCCAGGAGCTTCGGTGCATGTCGATGGCGCCTTCGTGGGAACGGCGCCCCTCGAGCGCCCGATCCGTTTGGATCAAACCCGCCCGCATGTCCTGGTCGTCAGGGCCCCTGGCTACGACGAGCACGTGTTCGATTTGGCGATCTCGGATCCCTTGCCAGAGCAGATTGCCCTGGTTCCGTCGGGCGCGGTGCCCGGCCCGGGCGTGCCGGGGCTCCCCGCGATGGCGATCGCTCCTCCGGTCGAGCGAGCGGCACCGGGTGAGCCCGAGGCGGCCGGTGTGACCGAAGCGCGGGCCTCCTCATCCTCGCGCGCCCTTGTCTGGGGCGGGGTGGGCCTCCTCACGCTCCTGGCGGCTGCCGGCGCCTTTGTACTGCTCAGCCGGGACGCGGAACCCACCGAGCCCGATCTTGGCCGTGTCACGCTCTTCTGAGCGGCTCGAATCGACGACGACGTGCTCCTGACATCCGGCCTTCGCCTGTTACAGTAGGCCTCATGAAGGTTGCCGCCCAGAAGGTCGTTACGATCACCTACACACTGAAGGACGAAAAGGGCGAGGTGCTCGACACCTCCGAGGGGCGGGAGCCCATGGCCTACCTGCACGGGGCCGCCAACATCGTGCCCGGGCTGGAAGCCGCGCTCGAGGGCAAGGAAGCGGGCGAGAGCCTGGAGGTCACGTTGCCGCCCGAGCAGGGCTACGGCGTGCGCGACGAACAGGCCATCCGGAACGTGGCCACCCGAAAGTTGTCTCCCGACCGCAAGGTGGCGGTGGGCGAGCGCTACCGGGTCTCGACGCCCGAGGGGGGCCGCATCGTGACCGTGCTCTCCGTCAAAGGCGACTACGCCACCATCGATGCCAACCATCCGCTTGCGGGGATCACCCTGCATTTTGCGGTGTCGGTGGTCGACGTGCGAGACGCCAGCGCCGAGGAAGTTGCCCACGGCCACGTGCACACGCCCGGCGCACATCACCACTAAACGCGCAACGCGGTTCAGGACGTGCTTGGGTCCTGACGCCTCCGTTTCGTCGTTGCGGCCCGCGCAGGGGCCCGCATCTGTGTGATAGTGTTTCACGCAAGGTGGCAGACGATGAAGCCGACGGCTGCGATTTTGGAGCAAGAGCTGAAGGACGCCCGGGCCCGGGAAGACGAGTACCGGGTGCGTCTGGCCCGCCATCGTGAACTGTCACGCAAGCTGCGCGCGCAGTCCGACGCTTTGCGGGCAGCGCTGCGAACCGCAGACGAAGGGCCGCTCGACCTCGACCGCCTGCTCGAGGCGGTGGGGCGGCTCTCGAGCCAAGCGCTGGGTGTGCCACGAACCAGTGTGTGGCTCTTCGACGAGCGGCACCAGAACCTGGTGTGCCGCTGGCAGCTGCCCGAGCGCGACGAAGGGCCCCGCCTCGCGATCGCCGTGGCCAGCGCCCCGCGCTACGTGAACGCGATCAGGGGCACGGGGGTGAACGCGGTGGCGGTGGCAGACGTCTTCGCCGATGCGCGGACCGCTGAGCTGCACGACTATCTTCGACGCCACGATGTGGGCGCCCTGCTCGACATCCCGATCGTGGGGCCGGGGGCCGTTCACGGCGTGGTCTGCCACGAACACCAGGGCGGGACGCGGGACTGGCACGAAGCGGAGATCGACTTTGCCACCGACGTGGGCGCTTTGGTTGCCCTGTTGCTCGAAGCCGAGCGGCGAAGAGACGCCGAACGGATGGCCCGCGGCACCGAGGCGAAGTACCAGAACCTGGTCGAAAAACTGCCGGTGGTGGTCTATTCGTTCGACTACAACACGGCAGAGCTCGATTACCTGAGCCCGCGCATGCAAGACCTTGCGGGGCATCCTCCCGAGCACTATCTGGCGGCAAACGGCGTGGAGCGCTGGAGCGCCACGATGGCCCCTGAAGATCGGCCCTTGGTGCAGCGTCGTTTTTCCCCGCGCCACGGCGAGGTGCCCGAACCCGAGCTGGTTTATCGCATCAACCACCCCGAAAAAGGGCGCCGCTGGATCCGGGATACCTGTGCTCTGATTCGGGACGCGCGGGGAAAGCCCTTTGCGGTCCAGGGAACCTTGGCCGACATCACCGAGCTACGGCAGGCCGAGCTGTGGCGAGCCGAGGCGGAGCGCCGGTACCAGGCGCTGCTCGAAAACGTCGACGTGCTGGGCATGGTGATGGCGCCCGATGGGCGCCTGCAGTTCGTGAACGACGGCTTCGTACGTGCCACTGGTTTTTCTCGTGAAGAGGCGCTGGGGGCGGATGCCTTTACGCTGCTCTTGCCTGCCGAAAGCGTTGCTTCGTTCCGCGACCCCTTCGTCGCGGCGTTGTCACAGGGGCAGGTGCAACCCCGCATGGAGGTGCAGATCCGGAGCGCGGCGGGGCGCCTCGTGCGGGTGCTGTGGACCCATACCCTGCTGCGCGACCCCGATGGTGAGGTGAGCGGGGTCTGTAGCTTGGGGGTGGACATCACCTTGCGCGTGGCCGAAGAAAACGCGGCCCTGGAAGAGCAGAAGATGGAGAGCCTCGGGCGCCTGGCTGCGAGCGTGGCGCACGACTTCAACAACCTCCTCACGGTCATCAGCGCGGAGGTCGAATTGCTCGACCCAGGGGCGGAGGCCACGCAGGCCCGGACGCAGATCCTCGAGGCGGTGGGGCAGGCGCGTTCGCTGACGCGTGCGCTGCTGGCGTATGCCCGTCGAGAGACGATCGCGCCCACGCTCGTGAGCGTGGATGAGCTCATCACGAACAGCGCGGTTTTGTTCGAGCGTATGGTGGGCCGCGGCGTGACCTTGACCCTGGTGGCGGGGGCGAAGGGGGCCGAGGTGGTGATGGATCCGTCGCAGCTTCGTCAGCTCATCGCAAACCTGGTGGTGAACGCGGCTGACGCCACCCGGGGCCATGGCAATCAGGTTCGTCTTTCCACCGCCGTGGTCTTGATGGAAGCCGATCAGGCCCGCGCGAAGGGGCTCGCGTCCGAAGGCGACTTCGTCATCTTGCGCGTGGCTGACGATGGGCCCGGCGTCACCACGGAGGTCGCCGACAGGATCTTCGATCCCTTCTTCACGACCAAGCCCGACGGTACGGGGTTGGGCTTGGCGATGTGTGATTCGATCGTGCGGCGGGCGGCAGGACGTATCGAGGTCAGCAATACGCCGGGTCAGGGGGCGGTCTTTTCGGTGTACCTGCCCATCGCGCGGTGGGCTGAGTCCCGCAAGGCGCAGGCTCCCAAGGTCCCTCCCGCGACGGCCCTGGTCCCGGCGGGAAGGCGCGTCGTGCTGGTGGTCGAGGACGTGGAGCCGGTGCGCAATCTCGTGGTGAGGATTCTGTCTGAAGAGGGACTCGACGTGCTCGAGGCGCCCGATCTCGCCACCGCGAGCCAGCGGCTGCGCGAGCAGAAAATCGACCTCATCCTGGCCGACGGGCGTTTGCCGGACGGCGACGGCGCGGCGTGGGCGGCGGCGTGCCTTTCCGGAGGCCGCGTGAGCGGCGTGGTGGTCATGGTGAGTGGCCCCTCGATCGTGAGCTTCGCTGGGCCCTACGCCGTGTTGCCCAAGCCGTTCCGCCTCCCTGCGCTCGTCGAGACCGTCAAGCGCGTTCTGGCGTAAGCGCCAATCGTCCCGCCGCTGCGGCCGTCTCCTTGCGCTGCGCACGGCAGCGGAAGCCCCCGGGGCACCGCCTTCTTCTGACGCTCTCGCGATCTTTGCTGATTTTCCCCAAACCCGTGGGTGCCCCGGGGAGGGTGAAGATATTCCCTTGGTCATTTATATGCAAGTGGATTGCAGATCCAGTTCAGGTGTTGTAGCTCTGTCGACACACTTGGGTGAGGCGGTCCTGTTCGTGGGGCCGCGATGGGATCATGCAAACGAAGGAAGAAGGATCGAAGATGCGAAGCCAATTGCCGAAGCTCCTGGCCCTTTGCCTGCCGCTCTTTGCGGGGGCGCTGGGCGCCTGCAGCGACGATGACGATTTCGAGGTCGTGCCCGACGCCGCGCCTGCCGATGCATTCGCGCCGGCACCGACGCCGGCCGATGCCGGTGGCTGTGTGGGCGCCGCGTGCACGCCGGACGCCGGGGTCGTGCCCGATGCTCTTGCCGCAGACGCGGGGGCAGTCAACGATGCCGGGGCCGGGGTATCCCAGGGGCGGTTGCTCGTGGCGGACGGGGATCCTGAAAAGCCCCGCTTTTGGGTGGTCGATCTCGACGACGGAAGCACGGTGGCCAGCTTTGCCGCTCTGGGTAGCGCGCGGGTGTACAGCACCGAATCGGGGTCTGGCTACGCATGGGTGAACCAGCGGGTCCCCGGCTTGGTCGAGATCGTGGCGTCCGGGATCAGTGTGCAAGAGGGCATGCTCACCAAGGTCAGCCCCTGGGTGCTGGATACGCGCCTCGAGGGCCCGCTGCCCACTCACTGGGTCTCGCATGACCACTGGATCGTGTCGTTCAACGACGGCGACGGCAGTTTTGACTACGTGCTCGAGAGCAGCCTTGGCACCACGCGGCCGCTCATGAGGCGGGCCACCACGGGCAAGGCGCACCACGGGGTGGCGCTCATCTCCCAGGGCAACGTGTTCGCCTCGCTGCCGAATCCCGATCCGGCCGCCACGAGCACCTTGCCGGTGGGCGTGACCATTCGCAAGCTTGCCACGCCCGACGTCGTCTTCGAGCAAAGCGACGCTTGTCCTGCCTTGCACGGCGAAGGAAGCAACGATGAGGTCGTGGCGTTCGGCTGCGGCGATGGCGTGTTGATCGCCGAGCGCAAAGAAGGCAAGTTCGCCTTCCGCAAGCTGCCGAACCCGGCAGATACGCCGATGGGGCGCCGCGTGGGGACCGTGAAAGCCAAGGACGGCGTGCCGCGCCTGGTGGGCAACTGGGGCAATGGGTTCGCACTCATCCCGTACCGCGACGCCACGCCGGTGTGGACCGCCGTCGATCTCGGCGCCGCGAACCGCGGCTTCGATGTGGACGAATCGGGACAGCGCCTCGTGGTGTTGGCGGGTGATGGCACCTTGCGGATGTACAACCCGATCACAGGGGCCGCGCTCGGGCCCCCGCTGGCTGTCATGGATGCCTGGCCCACGATGGGGCTGCCACCGGGCACGCCCACCCCGGGAATGGGCCTCGGCAAGGACAAGGCTTTCATCACGGATCCGCGCGTGGGCACCGTGGTGGAAGTGGATCTCGCCACCTGGCAGAAGGGACGCACCTTCACCGTGGGGGGCCAGCCCTACAGCGTCGCGGCGTTCGGTCGCTGGATGCCGTCTCCTCAACCCTGAACCCCGCAGCGGAACGCCCGAGGGCCGCCACAGGAGCGGCTCTCGGGGCGTCGTTTGGAGTCTCACGTGAAACGATTCCCTTTGGCAGCCCTCGTGCTCGGCTGTGGGGTAAGCGCCGCTTGTACCGATGACGAGACCGTTTTGCCCTCGCATTGCGGGATAGCGTTCGAGAACGCCGCCCATGCCTGTCTTCACGGTCGCGCAGGTCCCTTCGTTGCGCTCACGTCGGCTTTGTCAGGTGCGCCCGCAAGGCTCGAGCAGCTGCACACGCTTTATACGGTGGGGCTCGCGCCGATGCAGGACTCTCACTTCGGCGGTCGGGTGAGTTTTCGCCCGAAAAGCGCTGGTCTGTGGGGGTTCTTTCTCGATCCCGCAGCGCCGTTTTCGGCGGAGACTCCCGAAGGCAAACCTTTGCCCTGGGAGCTGACGACCACGGCCACCCACTGTGCCTCCTTTGCGACGGCCCACGTGCTTCGTCTGGAGGCGGAGCAGGAGATCCATCTCGTCGTGCAGCACGCCGAGGCGCCCTTCGTGCGGGTCCTTCCGGAGCGCCTCGGGGGTGCATGGCCGCAGGCGCTCGAAACGGTCGGTTGTGGCGCGGTGCTCGTGGACGGGGGCCGTGCGCCCACGGACGGGGGCAGCGATGCACATGTCAATGCGCCTGTGCTTGCGCCCGTGCCGGACCTTGCCCCTGCGCCTGATGGGGCAGCAGGGGACGCAGGCAGGTCGGAGCCTGACGCTGCGCAGCCTTTCGCCGATGCTGCGTCTGCTCCCATGTGCCGGACCGAAGGCCCCTGCACCCGCGACGACGAGTGCTGCGCGTTCTGTCATGACCAGGACCACTGCCA belongs to Myxococcales bacterium and includes:
- a CDS encoding PAS domain S-box protein, which produces MKPTAAILEQELKDARAREDEYRVRLARHRELSRKLRAQSDALRAALRTADEGPLDLDRLLEAVGRLSSQALGVPRTSVWLFDERHQNLVCRWQLPERDEGPRLAIAVASAPRYVNAIRGTGVNAVAVADVFADARTAELHDYLRRHDVGALLDIPIVGPGAVHGVVCHEHQGGTRDWHEAEIDFATDVGALVALLLEAERRRDAERMARGTEAKYQNLVEKLPVVVYSFDYNTAELDYLSPRMQDLAGHPPEHYLAANGVERWSATMAPEDRPLVQRRFSPRHGEVPEPELVYRINHPEKGRRWIRDTCALIRDARGKPFAVQGTLADITELRQAELWRAEAERRYQALLENVDVLGMVMAPDGRLQFVNDGFVRATGFSREEALGADAFTLLLPAESVASFRDPFVAALSQGQVQPRMEVQIRSAAGRLVRVLWTHTLLRDPDGEVSGVCSLGVDITLRVAEENAALEEQKMESLGRLAASVAHDFNNLLTVISAEVELLDPGAEATQARTQILEAVGQARSLTRALLAYARRETIAPTLVSVDELITNSAVLFERMVGRGVTLTLVAGAKGAEVVMDPSQLRQLIANLVVNAADATRGHGNQVRLSTAVVLMEADQARAKGLASEGDFVILRVADDGPGVTTEVADRIFDPFFTTKPDGTGLGLAMCDSIVRRAAGRIEVSNTPGQGAVFSVYLPIARWAESRKAQAPKVPPATALVPAGRRVVLVVEDVEPVRNLVVRILSEEGLDVLEAPDLATASQRLREQKIDLILADGRLPDGDGAAWAAACLSGGRVSGVVVMVSGPSIVSFAGPYAVLPKPFRLPALVETVKRVLA
- a CDS encoding peptidylprolyl isomerase, yielding MKVAAQKVVTITYTLKDEKGEVLDTSEGREPMAYLHGAANIVPGLEAALEGKEAGESLEVTLPPEQGYGVRDEQAIRNVATRKLSPDRKVAVGERYRVSTPEGGRIVTVLSVKGDYATIDANHPLAGITLHFAVSVVDVRDASAEEVAHGHVHTPGAHHH
- a CDS encoding protein kinase — encoded protein: MDREKSSQVVRLGDDAELSSSPQPCVARGEPALLAGDMVANKYEVLRLVAVGGMGAVYAVRHLDLGKDVALKIMGAGSGHKAHDVERFRREAKAAARMSSERIVRVYDVDRTAEGLSYLVMDLLDGQPLSRALEQGLVFSELRAASYVMQLCEALEEAHRHGVIHRDVKPANLMACGETFGPPGSGQESAPVRLKLLDFGAAKFKDEGGTPPPEAPSEPGSFSGAQGMVNGGFTVFNDAMVPGTPAYMSPEQYMRPSEVTAAADIWAAGIVLFELVRGRPPFEARDVGALAEAIVLDPPPLHEIADTKLRAVIARCLEKEPGARFSSATELRGALAALWEETREPAAPTPTPIEVPVKLGTKGRGRRRALVAALVTAVGATAFWLASRAPVSSPTATVELRPEPPAASPALRAEEAPRAVDPATEAASSSEDVAAAEEPLAPGSIPTAEGVRPAPKTLVKEGRTRGSEDTRASQRQGPSPLPLF